The Candida dubliniensis CD36 chromosome 2, complete sequence genome contains a region encoding:
- a CDS encoding vacuolar protein, putative (Signal peptide predicted by SignalP 2.0 HMM (Signal peptide probability 0.996, signal anchor probability 0.003) with cleavage site probability 0.873 between residues 19 and 20;~5 probable transmembrane helices predicted by TMHMM2.0 at aa 137-159, 169-186, 257-276, 296-318 and 325-347;~In S. cerevisiae: GFP-fusion protein localizes to vacuole; function unknown, but known to be essential) has protein sequence MKVSKFLFTLTLLSTSCLAIIENIDGSIEDTHDSLSPTVDKSTHKLGVQPLEDEDNHPTPKHSKQPLDPYKNGGKLGHEASSSSSSSSSSSSSNENQELPDTSYNAFIMSISMIIVSEIGDKTFLIAALMAMRNSRIVVFSAAFSSLVVMTVLSGVVGHALPTLISQRLTQFLASILFIIFGVKLLREGLAMSKDVGVDEEMAEVEEEIAMSKLNTQMNDIEGGVTTGGAITSSNNNNNNNNNNTPVYVEIGNQIQNLATFVFTPVWIQVFVMTFLGEWGDRSQIATIAMAAGSEYWFVILGAIIGHGLCTAAACIGGKYLAKKISMRNVTIGGAIAFFIFAMLYFYDAYYGIES, from the coding sequence ATGAAGGTGTCTAAATTCTTATTCACCTTAACCTTATTATCTACTAGTTGTCTAGCCATCATTGAAAACATTGATGGTTCAATAGAAGATACTCATGATTCATTACTGCCAACCgttgataaatcaactCATAAATTAGGTGTACAACCActagaagatgaagataatcATCCAACACCAAAACATTCCAAACAACCATTAGATCCATATAAAAACGGCGGCAAACTTGGTCATGAAgcctcatcatcatcctcaTCCTCATCctcgtcatcatcatctaatGAAAATCAAGAACTTCCTGATACATCATATAATGCATTTATCATGTCAATTTCCATGATTATTGTTTCTGAAATTGGTGATAAAACATTTTTAATTGCTGCATTAATGGCTATGAGAAATTCAAGAATTGTTGTGTTTTCAGCAGCATTTTCATCGTTAGTAGTAATGACAGTATTATCAGGAGTTGTTGGTCATGCATTACCTACATTAATTTCACAAAGATTGACACAATTTTTAgcatcaatattatttattatatttggagttaaattattaagaGAAGGATTAGCCATGAGTAAAGATGTGGgtgttgatgaagaaatggcagaagtagaagaagaaattgccATGAGTAAATTAAATACTCAAATGAATGATATTGAAGGTGGTGTTACTACTGGTGGAGCAATCACatcatctaataataataataataataataataataatactccAGTTTATGTTGAAATTGGTAATCAGATTCAAAATTTAGCAACATTTGTGTTTACACCAGTTTGGATTCAAGTATTTGTCATGACATTTTTAGGAGAATGGGGTGATAGATCACAAATTGCTACTATTGCCATGGCAGCCGGTTCAGAATATTGGTTTGTTATCCTTGGTGCCATTATTGGTCATGGACTTTGTACTGCTGCTGCTTGTATTGGTGGTAAATATTTGGctaaaaaaatttccatGAGAAATGTTACCATTGGTGGAGCCATTgcattttttatttttgctATGTTGTATTTCTATGATGCTTATTATGGCATTGAAAGTTAA